The following coding sequences are from one Triticum dicoccoides isolate Atlit2015 ecotype Zavitan chromosome 4A, WEW_v2.0, whole genome shotgun sequence window:
- the LOC119287825 gene encoding putative UDP-rhamnose:rhamnosyltransferase 1 — MDAAAGGAAGGLEVVVFPWLAFGHMIAFLELSKRLAERGNAVTFVSTPRNLARLPPMPAHLSARLRFMPLHLPAVEGLPEGAESTADVPTDKIDLLKKAMDGLAAPLAAFLMDTVAAGRRPDWIVLDFCHHWVPPIADQHKVACALFQILHAAFVAFLGPRWANAAHPRTEPEHFTVPPKWIPLPSTTFFLRHEAEWIASTLRTNASDVSDADRTWQVFELCRLVICRSCHELEPRMFALLSDLLRKPAVPSGILLPAAPDDHRNSSSGGVDPHHVLRWLDDQPPKSVIYVALGTEAPLTLENIHELALGLELAEVRFLWLLGKPAGSNKVAGPLPAGFEERTRARGVVCTGWVPQMKALAHDATGAFLTHCGWGSTIESFAFGLPLVMLPFIIDTPIIARSMVQRGIGVKEVVVDEGRQEQYIHELEEHLRRYKDV; from the coding sequence ATGGATGCTGCTGCCGGTGGTGCGGCAGGCGGGCTGGAGGTGGTGGTGTTCCCGTGGCTAGCGTTCGGGCACATGATCGCTTTTCTTGAGCTCTCAAAGCGCCTGGCGGAGAGGGGCAACGCCGTCACCTTCGTGTCCACGCCACGGAACCTCGCGAGGCTCCCGCCCATGCCGGCGCACCTGTCAGCCCGCCTCCGCTTCATGCCGCTGCACCTGCCGGCCGTGGAGGGGCTGCCGGAGGGCGCCGAGTCAACGGCCGACGTGCCGACCGACAAGATCGACCTGCTCAAGAAGGCCATGGACGGGCTCGCGGCCCCGCTCGCGGCTTTTCTCATGGACACCGTCGCCGCCGGGAGGAGGCCGGACTGGATCGTCCTCGACTTCTGCCACCACTGGGTGCCGCCCATCGCCGACCAGCACAAGGTAGCATGCGCCCTGTTCCAGATCCTCCATGCCGCCTTCGTGGCCTTTCTGGGGCCGCGTTGGGCGAACGCCGCGCACCCGCGCACGGAGCCGGAGCACTTCACCGTGCCGCCCAAGTGGATCCCCTTGCCGTCCACCACCTTCTTCCTCCGCCACGAGGCCGAGTGGATCGCCAGCACCTTGCGCACCAACGCGTCAGACGTGTCGGACGCAGACCGCACGTGGCAGGTCTTCGAGCTTTGCCGCCTCGTCATCTGCCGTAGCTGCCATGAGCTGGAGCCCCGGATGTTCGCCCTCCTCTCCGATCTCTTACGGAAGCCCGCCGTCCCCTCCGGGATTCTGTTACCGGCGGCACCCGACGACCACCGGAATAGCAGCTCAGGTGGCGTCGACCCTCACCACGTCCTGCGATGGCTCGACGACCAGCCTCCCAAGTCTGTCATCTACGTCGCGCTGGGGACCGAGGCGCCACTGACGCTAGAGAACATCCATGAACTCGCGCTCGGGCTGGAGCTCGCCGAGgtgcgattcctctggctgctaggCAAGCCTGCCGGAAGCAACAAAGTCGCCGGGCCATTGCCGGCCGGGTTCGAGGAGCGGACGCGGGCGCGCGGTGTCGTCTGCACAGGGTGGGTGCCACAGATGAAGGCGCTCGCGCACGACGCCACGGGCGCGTTCCTAACACACTGCGGGTGGGGCTCCACCATCGAGAGCTTTGCGTTTGGGCTTCCACTGGTCATGCTCCCGTTCATCATCGACACGCCTATCATCGCACGGTCGATGGTGCAGAGAGGGATCGGTGTGAAGGAGGTTGTCGTGGACGAGGGGCGCCAGGAGCAGTACATCCACGAGCTCGAGGAACACCTGAGACGCTACAAAGACGTGTAA